The following coding sequences are from one Lolium rigidum isolate FL_2022 chromosome 6, APGP_CSIRO_Lrig_0.1, whole genome shotgun sequence window:
- the LOC124664675 gene encoding uncharacterized protein LOC124664675 — translation MSRRRRPPLPLSPEVVHPLDVDDLLHEIMLRLPPQPPYLLRASTVSKRWRSLATDPKFLRRFPIHHQKPPLLGVFSCTRGGMSFSSTLDPPYRIPPERFSMRPRIRSSQMCLDVRHGRVLINDDMRSRVIVWDPITGDRRVVAFPPQFSHMGIHSGAVLCAAGDRGHVHGACHSSPFKVVAIISNEHDDDLSDEDDDYEPEVLASVYSSETDMWSDLISTGFLGRGIDISLRSTLVGNTLYWLLESTFMLKFDLEAQRAAVTARFAGAPRGGNLQIIQAEDGTVGFAALCDFHYRRCLEIWDRKIDSYGFPTGVLRKTVELQKILGLESRIDGKSYILHYMEDVQAILLQVHSSVYMIQLESLQPKKLFEITDNCIYRPFTSFYAEEVPLAV, via the exons atgagccgccgccgccgcccacccttGCCGTTGTCGCCGGAAGTGGTGCATCCGCTGGATGTCGACGATCTCCTCCATGAGATCATGCTGCGCCTCCCACCGCAGCCGCCCTACCTCCTGCGTGCGTCCACCGTCTCCAAGCGCTGGCGAAGCCTTGCCACTGACCCCAAGTTCCTCCGCCGCTTCCCCATCCACCACCAAAAGCCGCCCCTTCTAGGCGTCTTCTCATGTACTAGGGGCGGCATGTCGTTCAGTTCCACTCTGGACCCGCCCTACCGCATCCCTCCTGAGCGCTTCTCCATGCGCCCACGTATCAGATCCAGCCAGATGTGCCTCGACGTCCGCCACGGACGCGTGCTCATCAACGACGACATGCGGAGTCGGGTAATTGTGTGGGACCCCATCACTGGTGACCGCCGCGTTGTGGCCTTTCCGCCGCAGTTCAGCCACATGGGGATACACAGTGGGGCGGTGCTCTGCGCCGCCGGCGACCGGGGGCACGTGCATGGCGCCTGCCACTCAAGCCCTTTTAAAGTGGTTGCGATCATCAGCAACGAGCACGACGATGATCTTtcggatgaagatgatgattatgaacCAGAAGTATTGGCTAGTGTTTACTCCTCCGAGACTGACATGTGGAGCGATCTCATCTCAACAGGTTTTCTGGGCAGGGGTATTGACATCTCTCTTCGCAGCACACTTGTTGGTAACACCCTTTACTGGCTGCTGGAAAGCACTTTCATGCTTAAGTTTGATTTGGAGGCACAGAGAGCAGCTGTGACCGCGAGGTTTGCTGGTGCTCCTCGCGGTGGCAATCTTCAGATCATCCAGGCAGAGGATGGCACTGTTGGCTTTGCTGCTTTGTGCGACTTCCATTACCGCCGCTGCTTGGAAATCTGGGACAGGAAGATTGATTCTTATGGATTTCCCACGGGCGTGTTGCGGAAGACTGTTGAACTGCAGAAGATTCTTGGATTGGAGTCTAGGATTGATGGCAAATCATATATACTGCACTATATGGAGGATGTTCAGGCAATCTTATTGCAGGTGCACTCATCTGTCTACATGATTCAGCTTGAATCATTGCAGCCTAAGAAACTTTTCGAAATCACAGATAATTGCATCTATCGTCCTTTCACAAGTTTCTATGCCGAAG AGGTGCCATTAGCAGTTTGA
- the LOC124667629 gene encoding bZIP transcription factor 12-like: MASSKVSSSSPVHTASDLARFAGRPGGGSGMGSMNVEELLRGIYGDIPATPAPDRPTSPVPPAPRHEAAGAAPRTAVEVWKEITGGSSGGEEVVAGAAEMTLEDFLARESAGKLDAVGMPMPGPSAALEEQVALGFQLNGEEAARGGGRGKKRQLMDPMDRAAMQRQKRMIKNRESAARSRERKQAYIAELESLVTQLEQENANLSKEQEEATQKRLKELKEKVTPVIISKTPSQDLRRTNSMEW, translated from the exons ATGGCGTCGTCGAaggtgtcgtcgtcgtcgccggtgcacaCGGCGTCGGATCTCGCGCGCTTCGCAGGGAGGCCCGGCGGCGGGAGCGGGATGGGGTCCATGAACGTGGAGGAGCTCCTCCGCGGCATCTACGGCGACATCCCCGCCACGCCGGCGCCCGACCGGCCGACGTCGCCCGTTCCACCGGCGCCGCGTCACGaggccgccggcgccgcgccgCGGACGGCGGTCGAGGTGTGGAAGGAGATCACCGGCGGGAGCAGTGGCGGCGAGGAGGTCGTTGCCGGGGCCGCCGAGATGACGCTGGAGGACTTCCTGGCGCGGGAGAGCGCGGGGAAGCTGGACGCCGTCGGGATGCCCATGCCCGGCCCGTCCGCGGCGCTGGAGGAGCAGGTGGCGCTGGGGTTCCAGCTGAACGGAGAAGAggccgcgcgcggcggcgggagagggAAGAAGAGGCAGCTGATGGACCCCATGGACCGCGCCGCGATGCAGCGGCAGAAGCGGATGATCAAGAACCGCGAGTCGGCGGCGAGGTCGCGGGAGAGAAAGCAG GCGTATATAGCCGAGCTCGAGTCGTTGGTCACGCAGCTCGAACAGGAGAACGCCAACCTGTCGAAAGAACAG GAGGAGGCAACCCAGAAACGACTTAAAGAG CTCAAGGAAAAGGTGACTCCAGTCATCATTTCGAAAACACCATCGCAAGATCTTAGAAGAACAAACTCAATGGAGTGGTAG